The Leguminivora glycinivorella isolate SPB_JAAS2020 chromosome 25, LegGlyc_1.1, whole genome shotgun sequence nucleotide sequence ttcggtgaaggaaaacatcgtgaggaaacggcagatggcagtcactttcgtgaaaactagtgcctacgccaaatcttgggattagttgtcaaagcggaccccaggctcccatgagccgtggcaaatgccgggataacgcaaggagtatGATAGGACAAACACAAATACTCGTATAAGTGTCTTCTTAGAATTTTGACTCGAATCCTCCAAATTAGTCCACTGGCCGTCATAATCACTGTATACTTAAAAAGAAATAATCAGTTGTAAATTACAAAATTATGCGCAAACAATTCTAAACAGACAATGAGACCAATCAAAATCCATAAGACAAATGGCGGTATTCGCTACACTCGGACTTGTTATATACCAGAAACGGATATCTCCCTCCCACTTTTAAGTCCCTGTGGGAAGAAGAGCTCTTCATAAAAAAGGAGTCATACCTAGACCCATACCTCCGTACCCCATAGACCCACAGCCACAACTAGGGTGCATACCCCATGGGTACCCTAACCCTGAGCCATAGGATAAACTTGGTATAGTTTCACAGACTGTGGACCCGCCAAGACCTAGACCACCGTAACCCAGACCGCCATAGCCCATTCCATAGTTCAAGTTCGGAACAGTCTCGCAGACCGTGGTACCACCAATTCCGCCCATGCCGCAGCCGCCATAGCCTACGTTTGGTACAGTTTCACAGACGGTAGCACCACCAATCCCACCCATACCACAGCCGCCATAACCTACGTTTGATATGGTCTCACAGACCGTGTTACCACCGATACCACCAATTCCACCCATGCCACAGCCCCCATAGCCTACGCTTGGTATAGTTTCACAGACGGTAGCACCACCGATCCCACCCATACCACAGCCCATTCCACCAATTCCATAGCCCATTCCACCCATACCGTAACCCATTCCACCAATTCCGTACCCTCCATAGCCCATGTTTGGCACAGTTTCGCAAACTGTGGTACCACCGATTCCACCCATTCCACAGCCCATGCCACCTATACCGTACCCTCCATAGCTTGGTATGGTTTCGCAAACAGTAGTACCACCGATTCCACCCATGCCGTAGCCCATTCCACCCATACCGTAGCCCATTCCACCCATACCATAGCCCATTCCACCGATACCGTACCCTCCATAGCCCATGTTTGGAACAGTTTCACAAACTGTGGTACCACCGATCCCACCCATTCCGTAGCCCATGCCACCCATACCATAGCCCATTCCGCCAATTCCGTATCCTCCATAGCCCATGTTTGGTATAGTTTCACAAACTGTGGTGCCACCGATCCCACCCATCCCGTAGCCGAGCCCACCCATACCGTAGCCCATTCCACCGATACCGTAGCCTCCATAGCCTATGTTAGGAATCGTTTCACAGACGGTAGCACCACCAATACCACCGATTCCACCCATACCATAGCCCATGCCATAGCCATTTGGTATAGTTTCGCAGACCGTAGTACCACCGATCCCACCGATCCCACCAATACCACCCATACCATAGCCCATTCCATAGCCTACGTTCGGTACGGTCTCACAAACCGTTGTACCAATCCCACCAATCCCACCAATTCCATAGCCACCATAGCCTCCATAGCCTCCATAGCCTATACTCGGGATAGTTTCACAAACCGTAGCACCTCCAATCCCACCCATACCATAGCCCATTCCATAGCCCACATTTGGTATGGTCTCACAGACTGTGGCACCACCGAT carries:
- the LOC125239094 gene encoding shematrin-like protein 2, with translation MVQPCHGSIGGTTVCETTPNMNFGFGYNPYANFGGGATVCETVPNIGGSVGGTTICETKPTVGYGMGYGMGGIGGATVCETIPNVGYGMGYGMGGIGGATVCETIPSIGYGGYGGYGGYGIGGIGGIGTTVCETVPNVGYGMGYGMGGIGGIGGIGGTTVCETIPNGYGMGYGMGGIGGIGGATVCETIPNIGYGGYGIGGMGYGMGGLGYGMGGIGGTTVCETIPNMGYGGYGIGGMGYGMGGMGYGMGGIGGTTVCETVPNMGYGGYGIGGMGYGMGGMGYGMGGMGYGMGGIGGTTVCETIPSYGGYGIGGMGCGMGGIGGTTVCETVPNMGYGGYGIGGMGYGMGGMGYGIGGMGCGMGGIGGATVCETIPSVGYGGCGMGGIGGIGGNTVCETISNVGYGGCGMGGIGGATVCETVPNVGYGGCGMGGIGGTTVCETVPNLNYGMGYGGLGYGGLGLGGSTVCETIPSLSYGSGLGYPWGMHPSCGCGSMGYGGMGLGMTPFL